From Roseofilum reptotaenium CS-1145:
TGATTAAGCGATTACCCTCTTGAATTAATTGGATAAATCCAGATAAATTTTGTTGAATTTCATCTATGTTTAGGCTAATCATGGTTTGTTTGAGTTTGATGATTGGTTAAGGTGGTGGGATAAGGAGATAGAGGGATGGAAGTAGAACAGAGATCCTGTAGGTGTGTTAGTTAAGCGCAGGACACCCTACGACAATATCCTGCCACCTTACTCCCTATGCACTCTCTGAGCCAGAATCATTAGATTCGAGTTCTTTCTCTTTGATGCGCTTCAGGCTTTGATCTACTTTTTGCCGTTCTTTTTCAATCCCTTCACTACTCGGTTCAGGGGGTTTCCATTGCTCTCTTGGGGCAAGCGTATAAGTATAAGTTTTACCTTTTCGATTTTCCGTTGATTGTTCAATCATTCCTTGCTTTTCTAGATATCTGAGGGCGTATTGTGTCTTACGGACACTCATTTTACAAATTTCAGCAATCTTCTTCACAGTGGAATAGCATGTGCCTCGCCGAGCAATATGAGCGTAAATACGGAATTCGTAAGGTTTTAATCCGTATAAATCCAAATCCGCATGGACAAACATGATTGAATTTGATGATTGAGTTTTAGTGTTCATGATTACTTCTGCATCTTGTGCATATTATATGCTGCACTTTGTGCATATAAAGTATATCCAAAATCTGAGATATATTCAATAGAAATTAAATTATATATTAGATGAAAGCTTCATTAATACTTTTAACGTTATTTACTTAGGGTGCATAAAATTCAGACTTACCAAAGTCCGTGCATCCCATTAAGATAGAAAAAAGAAGCAGGCTGCGCCAACAGCCCGCTTCTTCTGAAAACTCTATTCTTCGGCAGATCGCCGAAGCAATTTCATATGGTCTATCATAACCGATCTGGTCAGCCAGATCAAACCCCCAAGGTTGAACTTTTTGTCAACTGTATGGAAACTATCGCACAAGTTACCGATGAACCCCTTAAAGCGGAATCTGTGGAGTTGCTTGTACAATCAATTTTCACTCCGAAAGAGAGCTTCTCTCAAAAGGGTTATGCGGTAGAACAACAGAGTTTCTCTGAAAAGCGCCATGCGGTAGAACAGCGTGGAATCCAGCTTACTCCTGATTTAGTGAACTTGATCGGTCGTACATCAGAAAACCAGTTGCAAAAAGCCCTGGCTATCTATGATACTTACGGCTCTCCAGTTTATTCTCCTTCAGGGCTATTCTTTACCCTACTGAAGAATGAATCTTCTGCAAGTTCCTAGATAAGCTGTAATTTGATACTCTGCTGAGTTGTAGGGTGGGCAAGCCTATCAGGTGCCAATTACCTTC
This genomic window contains:
- a CDS encoding helix-turn-helix domain-containing protein encodes the protein MNTKTQSSNSIMFVHADLDLYGLKPYEFRIYAHIARRGTCYSTVKKIAEICKMSVRKTQYALRYLEKQGMIEQSTENRKGKTYTYTLAPREQWKPPEPSSEGIEKERQKVDQSLKRIKEKELESNDSGSESA